One genomic window of Helicobacter canis includes the following:
- a CDS encoding anaerobic C4-dicarboxylate transporter → MDFLVNLSEGWQFSIQLLVVLICLFYGAQKGGITLGLLGGIGIFVLVFGFDIKPGKPAIDVMLTILAVVVASATLQASGGLDVMLQIAERILRRNPKFLTILAPFVTCFLTMLCGTGHVVYTIMPIIYDIAIKNNIRPERPMAAASISSQMGIVASPVSVAVVSLTALLLNADHKLAGFDGYINLLQITIPSTLFGVLMIGIFSWFRGKDLDKDPVFQEKLKDPEFKQYVYGDSKTLLGVKLPKKDWVAMWIFLGAIGVVALIGAFDSLKPSWGQKYDYKATLESGTTLKWTPEKGDKGVFTLKDVKIADVDNPGEKIGLDKAIKADKLGKVEEGKVEKVYKADKLGNPDMDKISMVHIIQMFMLLAGSLIIIFTKVDPKKIGSNEIFKSGMIALVAVFGISWMADTMFAVHTPMMKSALGDIVKAHPWTYAIMLLLISKFVNSQAAALAAFVPIALSIGVEPGIIVAFAAACYGYYILPTYPSDLATIQFDRSGTTHIGKFVINHSFILPGLIGVFSSCCIGYVLAMVAGYI, encoded by the coding sequence ATGGATTTTCTTGTCAATCTTAGTGAAGGGTGGCAGTTTAGCATTCAGCTTCTAGTGGTGCTTATTTGTCTATTTTATGGTGCGCAAAAGGGTGGTATCACACTAGGGCTACTTGGTGGTATCGGTATTTTTGTGCTTGTGTTTGGCTTTGACATTAAGCCGGGTAAGCCAGCCATTGATGTAATGCTTACGATTTTGGCGGTTGTTGTAGCTAGTGCGACATTGCAGGCAAGCGGTGGGCTCGATGTGATGCTCCAAATCGCAGAGCGGATCTTGCGCCGCAATCCAAAATTCCTAACCATTCTTGCTCCATTTGTTACCTGCTTTCTTACAATGCTGTGCGGGACAGGGCATGTTGTTTATACGATTATGCCTATCATCTATGATATTGCGATCAAAAACAATATCCGCCCAGAGCGACCTATGGCAGCAGCGTCCATTAGCTCGCAAATGGGGATTGTCGCCTCGCCTGTATCGGTGGCGGTAGTGAGCCTTACGGCTCTGCTTCTAAATGCAGATCATAAGCTAGCAGGCTTTGATGGCTATATCAACTTGCTGCAAATCACTATCCCTAGCACACTCTTTGGCGTGCTGATGATTGGGATTTTTAGCTGGTTTAGGGGGAAAGACTTGGATAAAGATCCGGTATTTCAAGAAAAGCTCAAAGACCCAGAATTTAAGCAATATGTCTATGGCGATTCTAAAACTTTGCTAGGCGTAAAGCTTCCTAAGAAAGATTGGGTGGCTATGTGGATATTCCTAGGGGCGATTGGCGTGGTCGCACTTATTGGGGCATTTGATTCACTTAAGCCTTCGTGGGGGCAGAAGTATGACTACAAAGCGACTTTAGAGTCTGGCACGACACTAAAATGGACGCCTGAAAAGGGCGATAAAGGCGTCTTCACGCTTAAAGATGTCAAAATCGCTGATGTGGATAATCCCGGAGAGAAAATCGGGCTTGATAAGGCGATCAAAGCTGATAAGCTTGGCAAAGTAGAAGAAGGCAAGGTAGAGAAAGTCTATAAAGCCGATAAACTTGGCAACCCAGATATGGACAAAATCTCTATGGTGCATATTATCCAAATGTTTATGCTCCTAGCTGGCTCGCTTATCATTATTTTCACCAAAGTTGATCCTAAAAAAATCGGTAGCAATGAAATCTTTAAATCCGGTATGATCGCGCTTGTGGCGGTGTTTGGGATCTCGTGGATGGCGGATACAATGTTTGCTGTGCATACGCCGATGATGAAATCAGCTTTAGGCGATATTGTTAAAGCCCACCCTTGGACTTATGCGATTATGCTGCTGCTTATCTCAAAGTTTGTTAATTCCCAAGCCGCAGCTCTTGCAGCATTTGTGCCAATTGCTCTAAGTATCGGCGTAGAGCCCGGGATCATCGTGGCATTTGCCGCAGCGTGCTATGGCTACTATATTTTGCCAACTTACCCAAGCGATCTAGCGACAATTCAGTTTGACAGAAGTGGGACGACACATATTGGCAAATTTGTCATCAACCATAGCTTCATCTTGCCCGGGCTTATCGGGGTGTTTAGCTCCTGCTGCATTGGGTATGTGCTGGCTATGGTGGCAGGGTATATTTAG
- a CDS encoding cytochrome c biogenesis protein CcdA gives MEEVLLQWFYSGKLGAVWLVAFVAGLLSFLSPCILPLVPAYMSYISGVGVEKLDSSKITQRSLRVAIFWRACLFVLGFSLVFVGMGLAFSSLVSVLHSPITNIIAGSIVVIFGAHFLGLWRFVLLDKSVHYDLRLRYKALEILAPFVLGISFALGWSPCTGAIFGAITLFVGTGGYGVGLLIVYACGLAMPFLLVAIMLEKGFCLLARIKPFTRWIERVSGGILVVMGVLIMSGELGALSAWLVSY, from the coding sequence ATGGAAGAAGTATTATTGCAGTGGTTTTATAGTGGCAAGCTTGGCGCGGTGTGGCTCGTGGCTTTTGTCGCTGGGCTGCTCTCCTTCCTCTCGCCTTGTATCCTCCCTCTTGTACCGGCGTATATGTCCTATATCTCTGGAGTCGGGGTGGAAAAGCTGGATTCTAGTAAGATTACTCAAAGAAGCCTGCGTGTGGCGATTTTCTGGCGTGCGTGCTTGTTTGTGCTTGGGTTTTCGCTGGTGTTTGTGGGTATGGGGCTGGCATTTTCAAGCCTTGTCTCTGTGCTGCATTCACCCATCACAAACATAATCGCCGGGAGCATTGTAGTGATCTTTGGGGCGCATTTTTTGGGATTGTGGCGGTTTGTTTTGCTTGATAAAAGCGTGCATTATGACTTGAGGCTGCGCTATAAAGCCCTAGAGATTCTAGCCCCCTTTGTGCTGGGCATTAGCTTCGCACTTGGCTGGAGTCCTTGCACAGGGGCGATATTTGGGGCGATCACGCTGTTTGTAGGCACAGGTGGCTATGGCGTGGGATTGCTGATCGTGTATGCGTGCGGCTTGGCTATGCCATTTTTGCTCGTGGCAATAATGCTAGAAAAGGGCTTTTGCTTGCTTGCTAGGATCAAGCCCTTTACGCGGTGGATTGAGCGTGTATCTGGGGGGATTTTGGTGGTGATGGGAGTGCTGATTATGAGTGGTGAGCTTGGCGCGCTTAGTGCGTGGCTTGTGAGTTACTAG
- a CDS encoding amidohydrolase family protein: protein MLLKNGVLCDAHKECKADLRINEKRGVICEIGDDLAPIGAESVLECRGKVVLPALIDMAYPKNQVLSSKNLESLTQKALRGGVGSILLRPETTPRVDNAAVIELISSLDSSLSVHFLPSLAPTLESSFESKSKIAEIATLIASGARAIYLESSAQNIDGYALYKIAQYAQMLQVPIIASPQEPSLSEGVMNESQVSAQLGLPAIPPLAQTMQVAKLCELARYSGTKWVFDTISEVESMRIIAYFTQMGAQILAQTSLHHLILSDEHCAAFDTRFKLFPPLKDPATREALRAHLDSSISLLTCLQSDSYKSKKDQVFESASFGINALEHYFALGFSYLVKSGLITFSRFSELTSYAQARLLSLPKGALEVGLDADLIIVDLQESFCINDSFSPYNGESLSGVIKQVFISGKLQYQHESS, encoded by the coding sequence ATGCTGCTAAAAAATGGCGTGCTATGTGATGCACACAAAGAGTGTAAGGCGGATTTGCGCATTAATGAGAAGCGCGGGGTCATTTGTGAGATCGGTGATGATCTAGCCCCCATAGGCGCGGAATCTGTGCTTGAGTGCCGTGGCAAGGTGGTGCTGCCTGCTCTCATTGATATGGCATATCCTAAAAACCAAGTCCTTTCAAGTAAAAATCTAGAATCCTTAACGCAAAAGGCTCTGCGCGGTGGAGTAGGCAGCATACTGCTACGCCCAGAGACTACACCTAGGGTGGATAATGCAGCTGTTATTGAGCTTATCTCCTCGCTAGATTCTAGTCTAAGCGTGCATTTTCTCCCAAGCCTAGCCCCCACCCTAGAATCCTCGTTTGAATCCAAGTCCAAAATCGCAGAAATCGCCACACTCATCGCCTCTGGAGCTCGTGCGATCTATCTAGAATCTAGCGCGCAAAACATCGATGGCTATGCGCTCTACAAAATCGCCCAATACGCCCAAATGCTCCAAGTCCCTATCATCGCTAGCCCCCAAGAGCCTAGCCTAAGTGAAGGCGTGATGAATGAATCTCAAGTAAGCGCACAGCTAGGGCTACCAGCGATCCCGCCCCTAGCGCAAACTATGCAAGTAGCAAAGCTCTGTGAGCTAGCGCGATATAGCGGGACAAAGTGGGTGTTTGACACCATAAGCGAGGTAGAATCTATGCGGATTATTGCGTATTTCACGCAAATGGGCGCACAGATCTTAGCGCAAACCTCCTTGCACCACTTGATTTTAAGCGATGAGCATTGCGCGGCGTTTGACACGAGGTTTAAGCTTTTCCCTCCGCTTAAAGATCCTGCTACAAGAGAGGCTTTGCGTGCGCATTTGGATTCTAGCATTAGCCTGCTTACTTGCCTGCAAAGCGATAGCTACAAGTCCAAAAAAGACCAAGTCTTTGAGTCTGCTAGCTTTGGGATAAATGCGCTAGAGCATTACTTCGCGCTTGGCTTTAGCTATCTTGTGAAGTCTGGGCTAATCACGTTCTCCCGTTTTAGCGAGCTTACCTCTTATGCGCAAGCTAGGCTTCTCTCCCTACCAAAAGGTGCGCTAGAAGTGGGGCTAGATGCGGATCTTATCATCGTGGATTTGCAAGAGAGCTTTTGTATCAATGATAGCTTTAGCCCCTATAATGGCGAGTCGCTCTCTGGCGTGATCAAGCAAGTCTTCATTAGTGGCAAGCTGCAATATCAGCACGAATCTAGCTAG
- a CDS encoding histidine triad nucleotide-binding protein, with translation MTIFSKIVRGELPCKKVYENDEFLAFYDIAPKAKVHILAIPKQELKDFNAITPELMARFSAFILEVVEVAGIKQSGYRLITNTGAHSGQEVPHLHFHILGGEPLGAIV, from the coding sequence ATGACAATCTTTAGCAAAATCGTGCGAGGCGAGCTTCCTTGCAAAAAAGTCTATGAAAATGATGAATTTTTGGCGTTTTATGACATCGCCCCAAAGGCAAAGGTGCATATCCTAGCGATCCCAAAGCAAGAGCTAAAGGACTTTAATGCCATTACCCCAGAGCTTATGGCGCGATTTAGCGCGTTTATTTTAGAGGTTGTAGAAGTGGCAGGGATCAAGCAGAGTGGATATAGGCTTATCACCAATACAGGCGCACATAGTGGGCAGGAGGTGCCGCATTTGCATTTTCATATATTAGGCGGAGAGCCGTTAGGAGCGATAGTTTAG
- a CDS encoding AI-2E family transporter, whose protein sequence is MDFRKNAQSVDKSHSLESTFSHNAKKVDSSNKDKRSKMDSNPQKKIFFACAFALSLGLIIWLYYAFLYTMIIAALLCIATYWIKEFFYHKTRSNLLASSFSVLILLALFIIPLYFVIHRGAVGILGVDWKQAEVWFLQIKELIRNVLHYLPFIQAQDVLANLSFSSIAGFVSRLSTMIGKGSVSFVIDACFIVLFLSVFFYYGGAWYRYVRRLLPVRDEQIDLIAADVSGVLRVVFFSTILNVCLQGFAFGVLASAFGLDGVLLGVLYGLCSLIPIVGGVLVWLPVGLILYVQGEVAQAVVLVLYSVIFIGFIIDNIIKPFLIRIVNRKLLDKPLNINEFVIFFAIFAGLGACGFWGIIIGPAITAFFIVMVRIYERDFASA, encoded by the coding sequence GTGGATTTTAGGAAAAACGCCCAAAGTGTAGATAAATCGCACAGCCTAGAATCCACTTTTTCACACAATGCTAAAAAAGTGGATTCTAGCAACAAAGACAAAAGGAGCAAAATGGATTCTAATCCCCAAAAAAAGATATTTTTCGCCTGTGCGTTCGCACTCTCTCTTGGGCTAATTATATGGCTTTATTATGCCTTTTTATACACGATGATTATCGCGGCACTGCTGTGTATCGCGACTTATTGGATCAAGGAATTTTTCTACCACAAAACTAGGAGCAATCTGCTTGCTTCTAGTTTTAGCGTGCTTATCTTGCTAGCATTATTTATTATCCCATTGTATTTTGTCATTCATCGTGGGGCAGTGGGGATTCTAGGAGTGGATTGGAAGCAAGCGGAAGTGTGGTTTCTCCAGATAAAAGAGCTTATCCGCAATGTGCTGCATTATCTGCCCTTTATCCAAGCCCAAGATGTGCTAGCCAATCTCTCTTTCTCTTCTATCGCTGGCTTTGTGAGTCGCCTAAGCACGATGATCGGCAAAGGTAGCGTGAGCTTTGTTATTGATGCGTGCTTCATCGTGCTGTTTTTATCGGTGTTTTTCTACTATGGCGGGGCGTGGTATAGGTATGTGCGCAGGCTTTTACCCGTGCGCGATGAGCAAATCGACCTTATAGCCGCAGATGTGAGCGGCGTGCTGCGCGTGGTGTTTTTCTCCACGATCCTAAATGTCTGCTTGCAGGGCTTTGCCTTTGGGGTGCTGGCTAGTGCCTTTGGGCTAGATGGTGTGCTGCTTGGCGTGCTGTATGGGCTTTGCTCGCTTATCCCCATTGTGGGCGGTGTGCTTGTGTGGCTGCCTGTGGGGCTTATTTTGTATGTGCAAGGCGAAGTGGCTCAAGCGGTGGTTTTGGTGCTATATAGCGTTATTTTTATCGGCTTTATTATCGATAATATTATCAAGCCCTTTCTTATCCGCATAGTCAATCGCAAGCTACTAGATAAGCCGCTAAATATCAATGAGTTTGTGATATTTTTTGCTATTTTTGCGGGGCTTGGCGCGTGTGGATTCTGGGGGATTATCATAGGACCTGCGATCACGGCGTTTTTTATCGTTATGGTGAGGATTTATGAGAGAGATTTCGCGTCCGCTTAG
- a CDS encoding glycosyltransferase family 2 protein: MKSSATIGISIVVPCYNEEVSLPVFLTEITKTMDSLVPFIMEHSAQLAQAQSQLIPYELIFVNDGSRDKTLALLEDIAAKDTNKNRRICVHSFSRNFGKEAAILAGLEQAQGEGVVLLDADLQDPPSMIADMARIWLESSRQTKVIYARRTTRAGESKIRAALSETFYKISNFISEVKIESGVRDFRLMDKEVIEALLQMREYHRFSKAMFAWVGFKRQCLEYEYIPHFKESSSWSFWKLFKYAIEGIVSFSTMPLRIAFVLGFFISAFAVCFGIYRIIDTILYGNAVAGYPSLIVIITFIGGIQLMLLGVIGEYIARIYEQVKMRPHFILDKRKKSPSSCATLEQPRPSTLESSLAHSTTTTKES, from the coding sequence ATGAAATCATCTGCCACCATAGGTATATCCATAGTTGTGCCCTGCTACAATGAAGAAGTCTCTTTGCCTGTGTTTCTCACAGAGATCACAAAGACTATGGATTCTCTTGTGCCATTTATTATGGAGCATAGTGCGCAGCTTGCCCAAGCGCAATCGCAGCTTATCCCTTATGAGCTGATATTTGTCAATGATGGTAGCCGTGATAAAACGCTAGCTTTGCTAGAAGACATCGCCGCTAAAGACACAAACAAAAACCGCAGAATCTGTGTGCATTCTTTCTCGCGTAATTTTGGCAAAGAAGCGGCTATTTTAGCCGGCTTAGAGCAAGCGCAAGGAGAGGGAGTCGTGTTGCTTGATGCGGATTTACAAGATCCACCAAGTATGATTGCTGATATGGCTAGAATCTGGCTAGAATCTAGCAGGCAGACCAAGGTCATCTATGCCCGCCGCACTACTCGTGCTGGGGAGTCCAAGATCCGCGCTGCACTTAGTGAGACATTTTATAAGATCTCAAACTTCATCTCTGAAGTCAAAATAGAATCTGGCGTGCGAGACTTCCGCCTAATGGATAAAGAGGTGATAGAAGCTCTCTTGCAGATGAGAGAATACCACCGCTTTTCTAAAGCGATGTTCGCGTGGGTGGGCTTTAAACGGCAGTGCCTAGAGTATGAGTATATCCCGCATTTTAAGGAGTCTTCAAGCTGGAGCTTTTGGAAGCTGTTTAAATACGCTATTGAAGGGATTGTAAGCTTTAGCACGATGCCACTGCGCATAGCCTTTGTGCTAGGGTTTTTTATTTCAGCTTTTGCAGTGTGCTTTGGGATCTATCGCATTATCGATACTATTCTCTATGGTAATGCAGTGGCTGGCTACCCAAGCCTTATTGTCATCATCACTTTCATCGGTGGGATTCAGCTTATGCTGCTTGGAGTCATTGGCGAGTATATCGCTAGGATCTATGAGCAAGTCAAAATGCGCCCACACTTCATACTTGATAAGCGCAAAAAGTCGCCAAGCTCTTGTGCCACTTTAGAGCAGCCGCGTCCTAGCACACTAGAATCTAGCCTAGCACATTCTACTACTACTACAAAGGAGAGTTAA
- a CDS encoding glucosyltransferase domain-containing protein, with product MPPKSKDNLFVKTLEEFKAACWAFFHTQGFWKYFLIAFGLYLLGIISLIRADVYYIDDLNRSIIGYKEWDNFSRYISYYLSTFMHMDTVLADVSPLTQFVAIGFLSFASLILVWSIREVIWKNEESQWDSAEQPYKKRLTALAIIASIPIGLSPYFLEELSFKYDSPYMALSVLFGVLPFVFIHHIRAYIPVAILSSLGMCMTYQASSGVEIILVLFFGFLMFNQTNAGIKKTLTFIGVSFLTYATALGIFKVFIMHPFAHAQAGTSTFPLSELPSGFIGNMQMYLGYLWSDFDWTGIKICFFALMGMFLLSIIYQSKRSKILALLLGVLLLSLGIMLSYGVYLVLAEPLQRPRAFIGIGVWSAAMAIYVVSAWRGWAYKQEDTRQTNSNALVSRPFYARSFFVASAVVVGFFSWSLIVFANAYGNALSQQDKYQTFRLTILLQDLVNVMPKQKSYKDYTFRIKGWITASPVLENSSKHNPLMKRLVKITDGKYWVRTAMKHYGWGDVPEEQPQVVVDAEDFEKLAENPKCNPATAGRLKARVDNIFHLIEVYPECTIIEFKGKDKYPHAFEEELMRQEEEKMKEEKMREEKPQARELKRAKV from the coding sequence ATGCCACCGAAATCTAAGGACAATCTTTTTGTAAAAACACTTGAAGAGTTTAAAGCGGCGTGCTGGGCGTTTTTTCACACGCAGGGCTTTTGGAAGTATTTTCTCATCGCCTTTGGGCTGTATTTGCTTGGGATCATTAGCCTTATCCGTGCAGATGTGTATTATATCGATGATCTAAATCGCTCTATCATCGGCTACAAGGAGTGGGATAACTTCTCGCGCTACATTAGCTACTATCTCTCCACCTTTATGCATATGGACACAGTGCTAGCAGATGTCTCGCCTTTGACGCAGTTTGTCGCCATAGGGTTTTTGAGCTTTGCATCGTTGATTTTGGTGTGGAGTATCCGCGAGGTTATTTGGAAAAATGAAGAGTCCCAGTGGGATTCTGCTGAGCAGCCTTATAAAAAACGCCTAACCGCGCTTGCCATCATCGCTTCAATCCCTATTGGGCTCTCTCCTTACTTTTTAGAAGAGCTATCGTTTAAATACGATTCGCCCTATATGGCACTATCGGTGCTTTTTGGTGTGCTGCCTTTTGTGTTTATCCACCATATTCGCGCTTATATCCCTGTGGCGATTCTCTCATCACTTGGTATGTGTATGACCTATCAGGCAAGCAGTGGGGTGGAGATTATCCTTGTGCTTTTCTTTGGCTTTTTGATGTTTAATCAAACAAACGCAGGCATTAAGAAAACCCTAACTTTCATCGGCGTTTCATTTCTCACTTATGCCACTGCACTTGGGATTTTTAAAGTCTTTATTATGCACCCATTTGCTCACGCACAAGCAGGCACTTCGACATTTCCTCTTAGTGAGTTGCCAAGCGGCTTTATTGGCAATATGCAAATGTATCTTGGCTACTTGTGGAGCGACTTTGACTGGACGGGGATTAAAATCTGCTTTTTCGCCCTTATGGGAATGTTTCTTTTATCAATCATCTATCAATCTAAGCGCAGTAAGATTCTAGCCTTGCTTCTAGGTGTGCTGCTGCTTAGCCTTGGGATAATGCTCTCTTATGGGGTGTATTTGGTGCTTGCAGAGCCGCTGCAAAGACCGCGCGCATTTATTGGTATTGGCGTGTGGAGTGCGGCGATGGCAATCTATGTGGTGAGCGCGTGGCGAGGATGGGCGTATAAGCAAGAAGACACGCGCCAGACAAATTCTAATGCCCTTGTCTCGCGCCCCTTTTATGCTCGCTCGTTTTTTGTCGCTTCAGCGGTTGTGGTTGGGTTTTTCTCGTGGTCGCTCATTGTCTTTGCTAATGCTTATGGCAATGCCCTCTCCCAGCAAGATAAATACCAAACCTTCCGCCTAACGATTTTGCTGCAAGATTTGGTCAATGTTATGCCTAAGCAAAAAAGCTATAAAGACTATACCTTTCGCATAAAGGGCTGGATCACTGCTTCGCCTGTGCTAGAAAATTCCTCTAAGCACAATCCTTTAATGAAGCGACTTGTGAAAATCACCGATGGCAAATATTGGGTGCGCACGGCGATGAAGCACTATGGCTGGGGCGATGTGCCAGAGGAGCAGCCGCAAGTTGTTGTCGATGCGGAGGACTTTGAAAAGCTAGCAGAGAATCCCAAGTGCAACCCAGCCACCGCAGGGCGACTCAAAGCGCGCGTGGATAATATATTCCACCTGATAGAAGTCTATCCAGAATGCACGATTATAGAGTTTAAGGGCAAGGATAAATACCCCCACGCCTTTGAAGAAGAGCTTATGCGCCAAGAGGAAGAAAAGATGAAAGAAGAGAAAATGCGAGAGGAAAAGCCCCAAGCGCGCGAACTTAAGCGAGCAAAAGTCTAG